The window TGCCACAGGctgggtgctggagcaggcGGCCAGGGCTGGGGTCAGGTGTCCAGCCCGGCCCTACCCACTGAGCTTGGCCCCAGAACCCCAAGCTGAGAATTCCCAAGCTGCCTGGCCATCCTGCCCCAGGACAGCATTCCCTAGAACCCACTCCCCCCTCTCAGGATGGAGACTCCTTccctgctgagcacagcccaaCTCTGTAATCTTGGATTAGAATCTCCATCCTGACTAACCAGGCTTTGGACCCTGGGGCTTGAGGCCAAAAGTCCCTCCAAAGGTGGGCTGATGGTTTCCCCgcaccatttccttttctctccaggCCCATGTGCTCCCCAACACCTTCTGCACACATTCAAAGTCACTTTTAGGGTGAAAAACTACTTACCTAGggaaattttaaaactgcagcaaGGTAGAGGCAGCAGGTTCCATGGCAACGACACGCTCCATTGAAACTGACTCCTGCTTTCACCCCGCATCGGGGTGTTCTGCACTGCCCCGTGCCCGCGGCCTGCGCCGCGCTCCTGTGCCAGCGCTGGCAGCGCGCCCGGGCAGCGCACTGGGAGTTTTGGATCCCAGCTCCAAGGAGCACCCGAGCAGCCTcaagggcacagctgggacaggccGGCACAGGAGTGGTCGGCAGCCGCGTCCCTGTCGGCAGCGTGCGGGGACCTGCCAGGAGCGGCGGAGCCCCCGCTCCCCCTCCTGACCCCCGTGTGCCTTGACCCACAGATGTCCTGGACCGCGAGCTGGAGGAGAAGTGCCGGGCGATGGaggcccagctgcaggagaaggagaaggacaaCCTGGAGCTGCgcaaggagctgcagcacaaggAGACGCTGGTGGCTGCGCTGCGGTCCAGCCTCCGCAGCAAGGAGCGCCGGttcctggaggagctgaagCGTCGGAGCCACCGCGTCACCATCCTCGACACCGAGCTGCAGAAGCAGACGGAGGCGGCCGCCTACCTCTCGCTGCAGCTGCACGCCACGGCCCAGCGGCTGCCGgccccgcgggcgggcgggcggccgcCCCCCGAGCAGCCCCCGGCCGAGGCTCGGCCCCGGCGCCGCGGCCACAGGGCGCCCGCCCGGCGCCCGCCCGGCGACGGCGCCCGGCCCAGGGACCCCTCGCAGGAGGAGCACGACGCCATGCCCGACCCGGCCCTGTTCCTGTACGCGCCGCGGCCGCACGgcccgcagcgcccgccgccgGAGCCCCCCGGGCAGCCCCGCGCCTCGGCCGGCGGCGCCGCGGCCTCCCGGGGCCAGCGGCCCCCGCGGCAGCCACCGCAGGAGCCGGCGGCCAGGGCCAGGCCGGCCAAGGGCGAGCCTGGCAAGAGGCAGGGGGCCGGTGCCCACGGCACCCACGGCACCCACGGTACCCACGGTGCCCACGGCCCCCACGGTGCCCCCCGGGCCCAGGAGTAGGCGGCGAGGGGACGGCGTGGCCCGACCGGCCGGAAAGGCCTGAgcccggcggcagcggggcgggCGCCGGCCGAGGTTCTTTCCCCCATCCCCTTggtggaggggaaggggcagccGAAAGCGGAGCCCTGCACTCACCTCCCAGCCACGGGAGGACCCCTCCGCCCGAAAGGTCTGAGCCAGGGATGTTACCGGCAACGCTGCGGCACGGGGGAGCATCCAGCACCCGGGCTGCGAAGGGGACACGTCCGAGCGCCTGTCCGGAGCttacaaggaaagaaagagagcaagaaagaaagaaagaagaggaa of the Hirundo rustica isolate bHirRus1 chromosome 19, bHirRus1.pri.v3, whole genome shotgun sequence genome contains:
- the CCDC92B gene encoding coiled-coil domain containing 92B; the encoded protein is MTPSGRPLGPRRSPQAWTVNLVAMETVSLEHQIQSVQRHIAFLKKEQMELLHDLHLEILRLQKHCSELTHDLEMKELEARQQDVLDRELEEKCRAMEAQLQEKEKDNLELRKELQHKETLVAALRSSLRSKERRFLEELKRRSHRVTILDTELQKQTEAAAYLSLQLHATAQRLPAPRAGGRPPPEQPPAEARPRRRGHRAPARRPPGDGARPRDPSQEEHDAMPDPALFLYAPRPHGPQRPPPEPPGQPRASAGGAAASRGQRPPRQPPQEPAARARPAKGEPGKRQGAGAHGTHGTHGTHGAHGPHGAPRAQE